The following nucleotide sequence is from Aerosakkonema funiforme FACHB-1375.
GTGTATTGAGTTTTAAAGCGCTCAGTCGTTCCGCAGGGGTATCGGAACGGCAGCTGATGCGACTGCGGCGAGGACAGATAATGCAGATGCAGGTGGAAAATCTGGTCAAACTCGGTCAAGTTTTGCAAGTGTCGCTAGAAGAGTTATTGGCAACTTTTTCCGATCGTCAGATAAGTTGGACAGAAAAAACAGGGGAAGCATCACCAGCGCTACAGCAGGAGTACCAACGATTGCAAGCGCAGATGCAGTCACAGCGACAGTCGTTAATGCAGGAATTTCAGCTTTCCAGTTTGCAAGTGTTGGAATCTTGGCTGATACAATGGCCAACAGCTGCCTATGCTGCCGGACAAAATCCTCAGCTGCCGGCAGTGAAATTGTTGCCGCTGCTGCGACCTGTAGAACAACTGGTGCAACAATGGGGAGTGGAAGCGATCGCACCCGTAGGGACAGAATTGCCTTATGACCCGCAGCAGCACCAGTTGATGGAACTGACGGCACAACCGGGCGATCGCGTTAAGGTGCGCTACACTGGCTATCGGCAGGGCGATCGCCTCCTCTACCGCGCCAAAGTCAGCCCTGTATAGCCAATTCGATCGAGACAACAAAGCGCTGCTCTATGCTAAAGTCAGATGCGTAGAGTTTAATCCTTAATCCTGATATATTTAAATTCAGCCAAAATAATCACAAAAATAAACGAGCTAGGTTATTTAATCATGGCCGATGCTTTTGAGCTAAATCTAGACAAACTGATTTATAACAATCATGGACTCTGTTGTTAAAATTGTTCAACCCGCCGGTATGTTAGACAGTTCTAAAGGTTCTCTATTTCGCCAGGAAATTAACTCCTTGGTGGAAAATGGAGCCACTATTGTGTTAGTCGATTTCCAGGATGTCACCTTTATGGATAGTTCTGGGCTGGGTTCTTTAGTATTAGCCCTCAAAACAGTTCGCGCTGCTGGGGGTAAGCTGTTTATCTGTTCGATTAACGAGCAAGTCAAGATGTTGTTTGAACTCACTAGCATGGATCGCGTGTTCCAAATATTTGCGAATAGAGATGAATTCGATCGCAAATTGGACTCGCTTAAGTAGAAGGCGATCGTTGGTGAATTATTGTAAAAATAGTCAAGCATATACACAGAGATATGCTGATTTTTTACTTCGAGTCCGTTAACCCTTGGTGCATTTACTAATCTTAATCAAAATTAATCTCTAAGATAGACACATCATCTTCAAAAGATTCTTTCCCGTTGAGAGCGCGAACTTCTGCTAAAATCCGGTCTAAGTTGGATTTTTCGGTGTGGGAACTGCTTTGGACAAGATTTATAAAAGCATCCAGACCCCAGATCGAACCGTCGGGTTGCTGAAGTTCGTAAATGCCATCGCTGAAAATGTAAAGCGTAC
It contains:
- a CDS encoding helix-turn-helix domain-containing protein: MNLSPLPDYTHQLQQLMQRVGVLSFKALSRSAGVSERQLMRLRRGQIMQMQVENLVKLGQVLQVSLEELLATFSDRQISWTEKTGEASPALQQEYQRLQAQMQSQRQSLMQEFQLSSLQVLESWLIQWPTAAYAAGQNPQLPAVKLLPLLRPVEQLVQQWGVEAIAPVGTELPYDPQQHQLMELTAQPGDRVKVRYTGYRQGDRLLYRAKVSPV
- a CDS encoding STAS domain-containing protein — protein: MDSVVKIVQPAGMLDSSKGSLFRQEINSLVENGATIVLVDFQDVTFMDSSGLGSLVLALKTVRAAGGKLFICSINEQVKMLFELTSMDRVFQIFANRDEFDRKLDSLK